Proteins encoded in a region of the Nicotiana tomentosiformis chromosome 9, ASM39032v3, whole genome shotgun sequence genome:
- the LOC104085279 gene encoding E3 ubiquitin-protein ligase SINA-like 7 has protein sequence MKRVNHRPLSCCQIRSEEEEEKMVRFSLGREEDDNNEEGPSSRPVPKKRRTYGGTFSCNAVNRQQEQEQQQQQPERRCEIEETVVEEEEEEEEDFVTDEEQEEEEEDWNPESEPESEGNPDPGLNRSNNTVAVLNPDRDLEGSRGNGSIPVTLSDPDVLDCPICLEPLSTPVFQCENGHIACASCCIKIANKCPSCCWPIGYNRCRAIEKVLESVKVSCMNKSYGCKEILSYGKKTDHENACTYVPCSCPCCDFTATSTKVYAHFRVNHGSLVEQIVFNAHHPIYVEYHHTCKYLQERTEGVIFIINHISYRLGSAVNIICIEPTSEERRFPYELVVSNGESSFKLESVAESVPKFSQNLPLKKFLLVPTDVVDSSAKLKLDVFIKQREYTCTI, from the exons atgaAACGAGTGAACCATAGGCCATTATCTTGTTGCCAAATTAggtcagaagaagaagaagaaaaaatggtGAGATTTTCATTGGGAAGAGAAGAAGATGATAATAACGAAGAAGGACCCAGTAGCAGACCCGTTCCCAAAAAACGGAGAACTTACGGCGGCACTTTCTCCTGTAACGCCGTTAATCGTCAACAagaacaagaacaacaacaacaacaaccagaacGCCGTTGTGAAATTGAAGAAACGGTCGttgaagaagaggaggaggaagaggaggatTTTGTAACAGATGAAgagcaagaagaagaagaggaggattggaACCCGGAATCGGAACCCGAATCCGAGGGAAATCCGGATCCTGGTTTAAATAGATCTAATAATACTGTGGCAGTATTGAATCCGGATCGTGATTTGGAGGGTTCTAGAGGAAACGGGTCAATTCCCGTTACGTTGTCGGATCCGGATGTGTTGGATTGCCCAATCTGCCTTGAACCTCTCAGTACTCCTGTCTTTCAG TGTGAGAATGGGCACATAGCATGTGCCTCTTGCTGCATCAAGATTGCTAATAAATGTCCATCATGTTGTTGGCCAATTGGATATAACCGTTGTCGAGCTATTGAGAAGGTTCTAGAATCTGTGAAAGTCTCATGCATGAACAAGAGCTATGGTTGCAAGGAGATTCTGAGTTATGGTAAGAAAACTGACCATGAAAATGCATGCACCTATGTCCCTTGTTCATGTCCTTGCTGCGACTTTACGGCTACTTCAACAAAGGTATATGCTCATTTTCGTGTCAATCATGGTTCTTTGGTGGAGCAAATCGTTTTCAACGCTCACCATCCCATTTATGTAGAATATCATCATACTTGCAAATATCTTCAAGAGAGAACTGAAGGTGTAATTTTTATCATCAATCATATTAGTTACCGTCTTGGAAGTGCTGTCAATATTATCTGTATTGAACCAACCTCAGAAGAGAGAAGGTTCCCTTATGAGCTTGTAGTATCGAATGGGGAGAGCTCTTTTAAACTAGAATCTGTTGCAGAGAGCGTGCCGAAATTTTCACAAAATCTTCCTCTGAAGAAGTTCCTTCTAGTCCCAACAGATGTCGTTGATTCCAGTGCTAAGTTGAAGCTGGATGTCTTCATAAAACAGCGTGAATACACCTGCACTATTTAA